A window of the Equus przewalskii isolate Varuska chromosome 10, EquPr2, whole genome shotgun sequence genome harbors these coding sequences:
- the PSMB3 gene encoding proteasome subunit beta type-3: MSIMSYNGGAVMAMKGKNCVAIAADRRFGIQAQMVTTDFQKIFPMGDRLYIGLAGLATDVQTVAQRLKFRLNLYELKEGRQIKPQTLMSMVANLLYEKRFGPYYTEPVIAGLDPKTFKPFICSLDLIGCPMVTDDFVVSGTCTEQMYGMCESLWEPNMDPEHLFETISQAMLNAVDRDAVSGMGVIVHIIEKDKITTRTLKARMD; encoded by the exons ATG TCTATTATGTCCTATAACGGAGGGGCCGTCATGGCCATGAAGGGGAAGAACTGTGTGGCCATCGCTGCCGACAGGCGCTTCGGGATCCAGGCTCAGATGGTGACCACGGACTTCCAGAAGATCTTTCCCATGGGCGACCGGCTGTACATCGGCTTGGCCGGACTCGCCACCGACGTCCAGACAGT TGCCCAGCGCCTCAAGTTCCGGCTGAACCTTTATGAGCTGAAGGAAGGTCGGCAGATCAAGCCTCAAACCCTCATGAGCATGGTGGCCAACCTCTTGTACGAGAAACG GTTTGGCCCCTACTACACTGAGCCAGTCATTGCGGGGTTGGACCCGAAGACCTTTAAGCCCTTCATCTGCTCTCTAGACCTCATCGGCTGCCCCATGGTGACTGACGACTTTGTAGTCAGTGGCACTTGCACAGAACAAATGTATGGGATGTGCGAGTCCCTCTGGGAGCCCAACATG GATCCAGAACACCTGTTTGAAACCATCTCACAAGCCATGCTGAATGCCGTGGACCGGGATGCAGTGTCAGGCATGGGAGTCATCGTCCACATCAT